Proteins encoded together in one Bombus affinis isolate iyBomAffi1 chromosome 2, iyBomAffi1.2, whole genome shotgun sequence window:
- the LOC126928869 gene encoding protein sister of odd and bowel — MDLTEAFAPGGGGEDLPKTDFFDFVVSPPPHCASTDGVSDEESFLHRTTCRSIGYLQQGHEEHETNRELHSSPFIKETNNNTLTALPPVSTITGSLSHHHHHHHVRTHHSACNVQQSNEQTPMDQSDCDYWGTDESKEQTCNILLEDLNKYCWSAHANAQSHGNDNVSVHQGSNEHHQGVGRGCSANDRQNTDGAIYTLTVLNNEANSMDALDCCKSPAPTSSDSWSLRPNLDLDAILSMEPASTEQEHDQTSSVTEVSRTVNDRFHPDRFSVASSQYATDDSGFVESKELCGRGSSSGGNCTGGDNNNDWKLSDQNLQEAAAAAAAAVAVGAGDSAESLLRSALQGKLYTGPTQVVSSSSPSTQGSTISMPVTSNAGLQIVSDQQPQQQQQQPQQQQPQQQQQDESMHTCTDEDLLLSQLDQTTYRPGDYEKLKSIANEVVESYCSLEPVCNVSATTTVMYTLDPTSGSLGTITLPADLGQVSTVTVVTAAQQDVLQQQATPRTEVEQQQSTNQLQIAPSRVVTTKAPKKYCRRTNRNSSNSNAASNGSSGSETGGNTSGTQQGASGGSPGSVQRKERSLHYCSICSKGFKDKYSVNVHIRTHTGEKPFACSLCGKSFRQKAHLAKHYQTHVTQKPSVQQQATGSSTSNSGNSGNPSPSGETSSSTTSSVTNRSQPHSVSVDPAGTACNPPS, encoded by the coding sequence ATGGATCTAACGGAGGCATTCGCCCCAGGAGGGGGTGGGGAAGATCTGCCAAAGACCGATTTCTTCGACTTCGTCGTCTCTCCGCCACCGCACTGTGCCTCCACGGACGGTGTGTCCGACGAAGAAAGCTTCCTGCATCGTACCACCTGCAGAAGCATCGGCTACCTCCAGCAAGGTCACGAGGAACACGAAACTAATCGCGAATTGCACAGCTCGCCGTTCATCAAAGAAACCAACAACAACACTCTGACAGCACTACCCCCAGTCTCGACGATTACTGGCTCCCTCAGCCACCATCATCACCATCACCACGTGAGGACGCACCATAGCGCCTGCAACGTTCAACAGAGCAACGAGCAAACACCGATGGATCAGTCGGATTGCGATTATTGGGGCACGGACGAGAGCAAAGAACAGACCTGTAATATACTCTTGGAAGACCTGAACAAGTACTGTTGGTCGGCCCACGCTAATGCTCAGAGCCACGGGAATGATAACGTGAGCGTTCATCAAGGTTCTAACGAGCATCATCAAGGAGTAGGTCGAGGATGCTCAGCCAACGACAGACAAAATACGGACGGCGCGATTTACACGTTGACCGTGTTGAACAACGAAGCCAACTCTATGGATGCATTAGACTGTTGCAAGAGTCCAGCGCCCACGTCCAGTGATTCTTGGTCTCTGCGACCCAATCTAGACCTGGACGCTATACTGAGCATGGAACCTGCGTCTACCGAGCAGGAACACGATCAGACCAGTAGCGTGACCGAAGTGTCGCGGACAGTCAACGACAGGTTTCATCCAGATCGTTTCTCCGTTGCATCCTCCCAATATGCTACAGACGACAGCGGATTTGTCGAAAGTAAGGAATTATGCGGCCGAGGATCATCCAGTGGTGGCAATTGCACAGGAGGCGATAATAATAACGATTGGAAGCTTTCTGACCAGAATCTGCAAGAAGCTGCGGCCGCAGCTGCGGCTGCTGTCGCGGTTGGAGCAGGTGACTCGGCGGAGAGTCTTCTAAGAAGCGCTCTTCAAGGAAAATTGTACACTGGTCCGACTCAAGTAGTTTCGTCTTCCTCGCCGTCTACTCAAGGATCCACTATATCCATGCCTGTGACGAGCAACGCTGGGTTGCAGATAGTGTCCGACCAACAAccgcagcaacagcaacaacagcctcaacaacagcaaccgcagcaacaacagcaggaTGAATCTATGCATACTTGTACCGATGAAGATCTGTTGCTGTCCCAGTTGGACCAAACGACCTATCGTCCCGGTGATTACGAGAAGCTGAAGAGCATAGCCAACGAAGTGGTAGAGTCGTACTGCAGTTTGGAGCCCGTTTGCAACGTGTCTGCGACGACAACGGTTATGTACACGCTAGATCCAACCAGTGGGAGTCTGGGAACGATAACTCTTCCCGCAGATCTGGGCCAAGTTAGCACGGTTACAGTAGTAACAGCAGCTCAGCAGGATGTTCTACAGCAACAAGCTACTCCTCGAACCGAAGTGGAGCAACAGCAGTCCACCAACCAGCTTCAAATAGCTCCGTCCAGAGTGGTTACAACTAAAGCTCCTAAAAAGTACTGTCGACGTACCAACAGAAACAGCAGCAACTCGAACGCAGCCAGCAACGGCAGCAGTGGTTCAGAGACCGGTGGAAACACCAGTGGAACGCAGCAAGGCGCTTCCGGCGGTTCACCAGGCAGCGTCCAACGCAAGGAACGTTCGCTGCACTATTGCAGTATCTGTAGCAAAGGCTTCAAGGACAAATACAGCGTCAACGTTCACATCAGAACTCATACCGGCGAGAAGCCTTTCGCCTGTTCCTTATGTGGCAAGAGTTTCCGACAGAAGGCGCACTTGGCAAAGCACTATCAGACCCACGTGACGCAGAAGCCCAGTGTCCAGCAGCAAGCGACCGGCAGTAGCACCAGCAACAGCGGAAACAGTGGGAATCCCAGTCCATCCGGCGAAACGAGTAGCTCGACGACGAGCAGCGTGACAAATAGGAGTCAACCGCACTCAGTGTCCGTCGATCCAGCGGGGACCGCCTGTAATCCACCCAGTTAG